A genomic stretch from Ovis canadensis isolate MfBH-ARS-UI-01 breed Bighorn chromosome 5, ARS-UI_OviCan_v2, whole genome shotgun sequence includes:
- the CTXN3 gene encoding cortexin-3: MDGGQPVPSPLLPLGNVSSDSSMSLEQKTTFVFVILLFIFLGILIVRCFRILLDPYRSMPTSTWADGLEGLEKGQFDHALA, translated from the coding sequence ATGGATGGAGgacagccagtcccttctcctctgttgccccttgGGAACGTGTCATCAGATTCTAGCATGTCTCTGGAGCAGAAAACCACATttgtttttgtgattttgttatttattttcttgggcatcCTCATCGTCAGGTGCTTCCGGATTCTTTTGGACCCATATCGGAGCATGCCAACCTCGACCTGGGCTGACGGACTTGAAGGCCTGGAGAAAGGGCAGTTTGACCATGCCCTTGCTTAG